Genomic window (Ananas comosus cultivar F153 linkage group 1, ASM154086v1, whole genome shotgun sequence):
tGGGGTTGTCTAGAGCACAACCAAAAAGTGAGAAGGCCCAGGAGTCGGAAATTCTTTTATAGTCTAGGATTGGACGCTTGGTACATGGCTAGTAAAATTGTGCACTTCAAATAAATTAGGGAAAGATTCAAAATGCTCCCCTATGGTATCGCGTATTTGCAATGTCCTATGTGGTTATGgtttttgttattgttttaaGTAGGGATCTGCCATTAAATTCAAAGTATTAAATCTACAAACTGCAAGTGGTAATGTGTAGCATTTTGTCATCCTATGATTTGTTctatatcatcttttgtttgtaaaatataatgTTTTGTTACCCTATTTTAAGGTGTGTCCATATGGAAAGCAGAAATAAAAACCAAATAGTAGCGAAGTGCTTCAATTTGAACCACAAGGTAGTAAATTGTACGTACCATAACGCAGGGGTCTTTTGGAAGTTTTCCTATAAATAATCCTAAGGAtttaacaagaaaaataaaaatgggcATTACGATGTCTAATTCTCAACTTTCATCATCTTATGCTGTTAGATATTTGTCACACCCTGAGAGGCTCAAGATAGTTGCCTTTCTTTTAGTACCTGCCCTGCTTTGCTGAAACCTGCTCAGTGCTAAAATGATTTGTAGACTAGCATCTTCTTGATGTTTATTACATATTCTTGAAAGTGTTAAGAAATATACAacagaatagtgtttgattcaactacaaatctgcTTGCACAAATGGAATCCTATTTGCTATGGAGGTGGTTTGCTTGTCTCAAAGTTTTTCCTCTGTAAAAACTCTCTGACCATTTCTTAGTGTTTCTGTAATTGTTCCTAATAAGGGATGTAAAGACTCTGTGCATTTTCCTTTAACTACAGTAAATATGGATTTCTTTTAATTAGAATTTGCTATGTTACAGGGATGGTTGCCTGGTCTTAAAGAAGAAGGCGATGCTAATCAGCTTCCAACTATTGCTATTGTTGCAAATTACGACACTTTTGGTGCTGCACCAGTACGGAAATTTATTGTTTCAGCCCTTAAACTCACCTGCATTTTCCTTTTGAGGTTATTTCACTAAAATTGTGCTATTCTTTTAAAGGCATTGTCCGTGGGAAGTGATAGTAATGGGAGTGGGGTTGTGGCTCTCTTAGAGATAGCCAGGCTTTTCTCACGCCTATATTCAAATCCAAAGACTAGGGGAAAGTACAACCTTCTTTTTGGTCTAACATCTGGCGGACCTTACAATTACAATGGTACTTACAAGGTCAGCTTAGCATTTTCACCCTCCTATTCTACAATTTACCCTCTTAGCCAATTCTATATTTACAATTACTACTAGGCATTTATCCTGATACTTTTCTCGTCAGTGGCTCAGAAGTTTTGATCAACGTGTACGTGAGAGCATTGAATATGCTATTTGTTTGAACAGTATTGGTTCCTGGAACAATGAGTCCTGGAACAATGAGCTGTGGATACATGTATCTAAGCCTCCAGAAAATCCTTACATCAAACAGATCTATGAAGTAAGATCAGAACCCTCTTTTAGGAAATTGGTATAGTATATCATTCAATTCTAAAATAAGTTACTTGTTGAGTACTTTGGCAGACTTTCTCAGATGTTGCTAAAGATATCGGGGTTTCAATTGGTGTGAAGCACAAGAAGATAAATGTCTCAAACCCTCGAGTAAGTCTCTGCTTTAGTTCATCTTTTTTCGCTTCAATTGTTATTGAATTATGCATTTTTGACAGAACCATCTATGCAGACTGTTAACAGACTATAACTAAAtcacaattgcataaaatgTGTAGCTCGAAGTAGCATCATTTGATGGGTGAACTGTTATAATGTTGCTAGAAGTTCTATGCTTTACACAATGAATTCAGTTACTATTATAGCTGCAGTTGTTTTTCTCAcattatttgataaaatccTCTTCTCCTTAAGTTTAGGAGTATTTTTTGTCTTCACCATTTTGTATAATGATAATTATCTgttatatactttttaattgATAAATGTTTGGAATATCTGTAGGTAGCTTGGGAACATGAACAATTTTCAAGGTTCAGAGTAACAGCCGCTACTTTGTCTGAGCTTCCTGTTGCACCTGAATTTTTAGAAAGCACTGGCGGTCTCTATGATACAAGGTAACATCGCATGAATCTCTCTTTGAGAAGTGATGGAATTTTTGCATTGGCTAATGAATTTCGTTACAGGAAATCAACAGATGAGAAGGCAATATATAGAAGTGTCAAATTAGTTGCTGAGAGTATTGCGGTAATATTATCTCTTTCTCTTGTATTAACCTAAATACAGGCTTTATTTAATTGAGTTGTCATCTATTTGAATTTATCATATGATGAGTATTCATTTTTACATCTGTAAGAGATTTAATCTTATtgtgacatatatttttaaaagactTTTGCAGCAGCAGGGAAGAAAAATTTCTTAACATTTACATGTAATGCACAATACACTTGTTCAAATTCTTAACATTTGTCTTTTATTGGAGAAAGCCCGTttgttactttttttattatgtatCGTTCGTAAGTGCCCAAATATAAACCGTCCTGTGGGTTTTATGTTTAGTTCGGTATTCTTATCATGTCTAAACCCAATTTAGTCAGGGTTATGCTGACCGTATCTTGGAAAAGGTGAGAAAAGTGGTTCATATTCAAGCCAAGAATTTCAGATTGTGAAATGCTTAGGCTTCCTTCCCACCTAATTAACCAGGGTTCCCTGGAAAATCAATTGTTTGAACAAGGATTTGATCTACCAATCAAACTAAGAAGGTTAGAAATACCTTTTTAATCAGTGTTTTTCACAAAATATTAAGACCTTGGTTTATACCATCTTATATTACTTTTATGTTGCTAAACTCAAATTTGATGTGATTGGATGCGTGAATGGACTTCTCTGTTCTTGCCATTGTTGCCTAGCTTGCAATGTGCTCTGCCTAGATACAGAAAGGTGCCTTCTTTGTAAAAAGGcaagaagttaaaaaagaaagttaGAACTAGTTGTGTTACCAAAACAAACACCAAACACataatttgatttgaaaaaaaaaaacaaatcaatacATGTGGTACTAAACAAGGCCTGTTTACCTGTTGGCATTTGCCTCAGAATGCTATGTAGATttctagttttaaaattttcactctCCTTTTGCAGAAACACATTTACGGGCATGAAGGAAGGAATATTGACATTTTTGCTGATAATAGTAGCTTGGCGGTGAATCCTTACTACATAACTTCATGGTTGGATCTGTTGTCACAGACACCACGAGTTGCTCCTTTCCTTTCCAAAAATGATCCATTTATAGCTGCACTCAAAAAGGTTTTGCTGCCCTTACCTCTTGAATATTATCCATTTGCCTGTTTTGCTTTGATTTAAAcagtcatctctctctctctctctctctctctctctctctctctgcgcgtGCGCGTGCGTGTGCGTGGGCATGCTGGCGGGCGCGCGgacgtgtgcgtgtgtgtgatgatgatgatgatgatgatgatgatggataATGCATTATTTCAATAATGAACCACCATTTGCCTTGttcctgtaattttaaaattttgtttgtgtGACAGGAATTATCTGATCATACGGTCGAGGTGCATGTACAACATGAGTCACTCGATGGAATTTTCACCTTTTATGATACAACGAAAGCAACACTAAACGTATACCAGGTACTGTTACAATGTATCTTGGCCTGTGCAGTTTCATAGAAGGAAACCCTTTAGTTGATAAGGCATGTTAAAGTTTAGCTATAATCATTAGCTAAGCTGAATGCTTATTCTCTCCTATTTTTGACATTGACATCTGATGATAACGTGAGCAAAAAGGAAGATGTTTTCTTTTGGGTCCGTTTGAATTGTTCAGCTGTTTGAATTTGCTAATGCCTATGTTCAGCAGATAATTTGATATCTGTTAATTAAGTGATAACTGCAAAGTAAATTAGGACCTGCTTGGCCTAGCTTCTGCAAAatgatttctgaaaaaataattttgatttggagaagtgattttggttaaaaactgTAGAGCATTTGGCgtagtttagataaaagtgaattttctgaagtgattttgaaaaactgtttggcaattttttttttgatgtttgcataaattaatatttttattaatttttattttaaaataatttaaaatctaaatttaaatttgaattaaaattaaaatatttaaatttcaaaattgtacaaaataaaaaaatatatttaatgtaaaaatataaataattatgtaatttaaaatataaaatttaatatttaaaaatatatttaattttaaatttcaaaatttaattataaaatttaaaataattataaatttaaaaattaaatttaaaatattaaatttaaaattgaatattaaaattaaaaaaatttaaaattgtgaatatttaagaattaaagttaaaaaattgaaatttataatttgaagattaaaaattaaatttaaaatttaaaaaattttaaatttttacatttaaattttaaaatctaaaatgtcaaattttaaattttatcttaaatttgaaatttaaaattaaaatttaaaatttaaaatttaaagtttgaaatctatttttcgaaatttaaaatttaaaatttaaaagttaaaatttaaaaattcaaaaatgaatctgaaaataaaaatttaaaattaaaattatatgtaaatattgaaattaaaataaaaataaaaatttaaagtttaaatccaaaatgagaatcagatttcaagaagcagtttttttctgcttctgattctggggccttcaaaatcagttttctgattctaaaaaacagaatcagattttaaaagggAGTTGCCAAAcactattgagccgaaaattgcttttcagcccaaaagcgctttttaaaagctaggccaaacaccctcTTACTAAACATGGCAACAATTATGACTTTGTTTATGCTATAAACCAGATTACACCGTGGCCTTAAAGATGTTTTCTTTTTAGTCTGTTTAAATTGTTTGGCTGTTAGAATTTGCTAATGCCAATGTTCAGCAGATAAGCTCTTTTTGATATCTGTTAATTAAGTGGTAACTGCAAAGTAAATTACTAAACATGGCAACAACTGTGATTCTGTTTATGCTGTAAACCAGATTACACCGTGGCCTTGTTCTTTCCTATCAATTTTCTTGCTGCCTTAGGAGaatgatttatttgattttgaattgcAGGTCGCAAGTGTTACTTTCGATCTTCTTTTTCTGCTTGTCCTGGGATCTTATCTGATTATTCTCTTCAGTTTCCTTGTAATAACTACGAGGGTGCGTAGTATCTTGATCCCTTGCTTTGAATTTTGCTACTACACTTTGAGAAGTTCTCTATATCAATTTTATATggatttttttcccctctccctcAGGGTTTAGACGATCTCATTAACATTTTTCGGCGCCCACCATCACGAAAAGCTAAGGCAGCATAAAACTTTAAGTAATTGCATTTCTTATTTAGCAGAGGAAGGTGGATAAGGAAACCCTGATTTACCAGATCAGGTCGATCAGTTTGGAGAAGTTTTGTTAGTGAAATGGGGTGGATTTCATCACGCACATTCCACATGTATTTTAATGCAAACAAGTTTTGCTTGTTTTGGTAATTGTAGTAAATTGATCTCTAGCTGTATTTTAGCTGTACAAGATGGCCGTCTCACAGATAGTAGAGGACTACTAAAGTAGGGCTCAGTGCCTTCcacatttattttgttttcatgAGGGGCTTGCATTTCAACATCTGTTTTATTTGATATCTTTTATCTGAATCCAGGAATGTGTGAAGCACTAATtgcagattttttttcttttttctttttttggtgctGCCACATTTTTTAGATTGATCCTGTATTGAAAGCAAATTACTTGTCAATCATTTCACAAGAGGATTTTATGCTGATTCTCTTCTTGTTGTCTATAACCTGATTTAAAGTACTTAGGTTTGTTGCAAATTGAAGAGTACTcggggctgtttggtttgatgtagtCGTAGATACAACATAATTGGAGTTGGATGCTGCTGGTGATATATTGAGAGTGATGGTAACTATTAACTTTTTTGGTTCGGTTGCTCGAAGTGACGGTTGcatttatagattttattacCTTATAGTGAGATCATTTtgcaaaactaaaattttattcttttttatttcggTACTGATGGGTAGCTTGGATAGAATAATTCTCTCCGACAGCAGCATCTCCGACTACATAGTTTGCAATGCGTCACTTGGGCCTCTTTAACTACTGGTCCAAATTTAGCATGTTATCTGCAATTGCAGCAGACCAAACAGCCCTTTTAGGTTTGCCTGTAATTGTACTTGCAATGCAGCTTGAAATGGAAGCAACCAAATAGGCTTTTCGCCCTAGTTTGGAAATGCCGTTGCCAATTGCACTCGTTTGATGCTCTGAGTAGTcctcaaaattaaaaaaccATTTTGCTTTGGATGCTATAAATTGGTCGGATGCCACCACTTTGAGAAGGCTCAGAAGGATAGGAAGGATCTGGCCGATGCTGATCCTGTAGccaattttattataattttgttgcactaaagtaagaaaacttaaaaatgcttttcaatttttttcggTTATTCTAAAGCATAAAGAGAAGTACTACATGTACGCCCAAAAATagggtgtaaattttatactttatgCATCCAAAAGTttgggcaatttttttttaattttaaatttcaaaagaaGTTTTGATACGACTTGTatgataaaagtgatttttggaTGTATAGAATTCACTTTTGAATGTGTAAATAACATTATTAAAACATCAGAGGAGATTATGTTTACCATCTTATTTCCAAACAAGGCACATGAAAATTATGTTTACCATCTTATTTTCAAATAAGGCATATTATGTATGAGTTGATGTAAGTCACATCAAGTGCTTTTGAGGTTAAGGTACTGTTACCAAAACACTATTTGTGTGAACCTAACTTTCTGTTATATGATAAACTAGGcagaagaaaaattaatagcTTTCAACACTTGCTCGCAGATACGTTTGGACTGACATTCTACAAGTATTACACACCGGTTGAAGTCGATCAGGATATTTCCTTCGAAGTCTGCAATCTTACTGTAGATTCTAAAAGCCTACGTTACATTGCATATTATAAAAGCTGGCGGGACAATTCCGGCTTAATGCGCTTCATGCATGTCCGGTCATATTATAGGACATGATTTATCTAACTCCGTTGTTTGTAAttaatgtacaaaaaaaaatgccGGCTGATTGAT
Coding sequences:
- the LOC109714613 gene encoding nicalin, whose translation is MAAAWGRTRRGGGGGGGGGEVAESIYAVVALVLVLVACVELGDAAAAVDVYRLIQYDLAGAPLGSRLAALNHHAGAFPFAAGADLSRTAVIVPIRDLDLSFLRDYIANKRPLGGLLLLLPQKISDKLGGEQKNDDSGLVKKILVELEQLLIHAEIPYPVYFAFEDEKIEALLMDVRKGDSAGQPSTATTGGYKFIVSLPEPKKLSSPTISNIQGWLPGLKEEGDANQLPTIAIVANYDTFGAAPALSVGSDSNGSGVVALLEIARLFSRLYSNPKTRGKYNLLFGLTSGGPYNYNGTYKWLRSFDQRVRESIEYAICLNSIGSWNNESWNNELWIHVSKPPENPYIKQIYETFSDVAKDIGVSIGVKHKKINVSNPRVAWEHEQFSRFRVTAATLSELPVAPEFLESTGGLYDTRKSTDEKAIYRSVKLVAESIAKHIYGHEGRNIDIFADNSSLAVNPYYITSWLDLLSQTPRVAPFLSKNDPFIAALKKELSDHTVEVHVQHESLDGIFTFYDTTKATLNVYQVASVTFDLLFLLVLGSYLIILFSFLVITTRGLDDLINIFRRPPSRKAKAA